A region from the Gemmatimonadota bacterium genome encodes:
- the trxA gene encoding thioredoxin, giving the protein MSERTDRTATVRCPFCLTLNKVDVGRADARPTCGSCEKPLLLDRPVKVQEEDFQRTVLDAHVPVLVDFYADWCAPCRMLAPMIDEIAGAERGRLLVVKVDTDHAPTVAQSYGIRSIPTVIMFKDGAEVGRSVGIMPDELRSLVTRAVA; this is encoded by the coding sequence ATGAGTGAGAGAACAGACCGGACCGCCACCGTACGGTGTCCCTTCTGCCTGACGCTGAACAAAGTGGACGTGGGGCGCGCCGACGCGCGCCCCACGTGTGGCAGTTGTGAGAAGCCACTTCTGCTGGACAGGCCCGTCAAGGTCCAGGAAGAGGATTTCCAACGCACCGTCCTCGATGCACACGTGCCCGTGCTCGTGGATTTCTATGCGGACTGGTGTGCCCCCTGTCGGATGTTGGCACCGATGATCGACGAAATCGCCGGCGCGGAGCGGGGTCGGCTGCTGGTCGTCAAGGTGGATACGGACCATGCCCCGACGGTCGCGCAGAGCTACGGCATTCGCAGCATTCCCACCGTCATCATGTTCAAGGACGGCGCAGAGGTGGGGCGGAGCGTTGGGATCATGCCCGACGAGTTGCGGTCTCTCGTGACCCGCGCCGTGGCCTGA
- the rpiA gene encoding ribose-5-phosphate isomerase RpiA, producing the protein MDAERQKAIVAESALLRVDSGMRLGLGTGSTADLFLRALGGALRDGRLSDIAGVPTSERTERVCHEEGIPLVTLESNPVLDLAVDGADEVDSDLQLIKGLGGALLREKMIVQAARAFLVMVDETKRVSRLGERCPLPVEVVPFMHGAHDRFLRGLGAEPRLRLGSDGTAYRTDNGNVILDCHFTSGISDPAALDRALQARAGVVETGLFVGLATEVHIARGDAVEILRRGHA; encoded by the coding sequence GTGGACGCGGAGCGACAAAAGGCGATCGTGGCGGAGAGCGCCCTTCTGCGGGTCGACTCCGGCATGCGTTTGGGATTGGGCACGGGCTCGACGGCCGATCTGTTCCTGCGGGCGTTGGGCGGCGCGCTGCGAGATGGCCGGTTGTCCGACATCGCGGGCGTACCGACCTCGGAGCGCACCGAGCGCGTGTGCCACGAGGAGGGCATTCCACTCGTCACGCTCGAGAGCAACCCGGTTCTCGATCTCGCCGTCGATGGTGCCGACGAGGTGGACTCTGACCTTCAACTGATCAAGGGCCTGGGCGGGGCGTTGTTGCGTGAGAAGATGATTGTACAAGCGGCACGCGCGTTCCTGGTCATGGTGGACGAGACCAAGCGCGTGAGCCGACTCGGAGAGCGCTGCCCACTGCCTGTCGAGGTCGTTCCGTTCATGCACGGCGCGCACGACCGCTTCCTGCGGGGGCTGGGCGCGGAGCCGCGTCTCCGACTGGGATCCGATGGGACCGCCTATCGCACGGACAACGGGAACGTAATCCTCGATTGTCACTTTACGTCCGGCATCTCCGACCCCGCTGCCCTGGACCGCGCCCTGCAGGCTCGGGCCGGTGTCGTCGAGACCGGGCTCTTCGTGGGCTTGGCGACCGAGGTACACATTGCGCGGGGAGACGCAGTGGAGATCCTGCGCAGGGGGCACGCGTGA
- the rpe gene encoding ribulose-phosphate 3-epimerase — MILLAPSILSADFGRLAEQVQEVERAGADWIHVDVMDGHFVPNLTIGPVVTEAVKRATRLPVDVHLMIEHPDRYLADFVGAGADRITVHREACPHLHRTLSEIARLGVPAGVALNPATPLSSVGDVVGDLELLLVMTVNPGFGGQRFIRSMLPKIQEASRLLAGSGRPEAVLQVDGGVDPLTAPEVADAGAQVLVAGSAVYGHPDGATAGLRALRDALGARA, encoded by the coding sequence GTGATCCTGCTCGCGCCTTCGATTCTGTCCGCCGACTTCGGGCGCCTGGCTGAACAGGTTCAGGAAGTGGAGCGAGCCGGGGCGGACTGGATCCACGTGGACGTGATGGACGGTCACTTCGTGCCCAACCTCACGATTGGCCCTGTCGTCACGGAAGCGGTCAAGCGGGCGACCCGCCTGCCGGTCGATGTGCATCTCATGATCGAGCACCCTGATCGCTATCTGGCGGACTTCGTGGGGGCGGGAGCGGATCGGATCACCGTCCACCGCGAGGCGTGTCCGCACTTGCATCGCACGCTGTCCGAGATCGCGCGACTGGGCGTCCCCGCTGGCGTCGCGCTCAATCCCGCCACGCCACTGTCTTCGGTCGGGGACGTGGTGGGCGACCTCGAACTGCTGCTGGTGATGACGGTCAATCCCGGGTTCGGCGGGCAGCGGTTCATCCGGTCGATGCTGCCCAAGATCCAGGAGGCGTCCCGACTGCTGGCAGGCTCCGGGCGGCCGGAGGCGGTCCTCCAGGTGGACGGCGGCGTCGATCCCCTCACTGCGCCCGAGGTGGCCGATGCCGGAGCGCAGGTCCTCGTGGCCGGATCGGCCGTCTACGGTCACCCCGACGGTGCGACCGCCGGCCTGCGGGCGCTCAGGGACGCACTGGGGGCCCGCGCATGA
- a CDS encoding response regulator: MSDPAIEWERFERLKEWGGDGLAQQLVEMFEQQTPERIRAIRHGSRPEGREEAVRAAHSLRSTALNLGAVRLAGHAEDAEKALKSGEVSGLEALVAALETEFARALLELVGPPTVAGASEKDRRVKPRIAVVEDNPDNRLLIQALLGDRYEISEYENGKEALAGIAGDPPEVVLLDISLPEMDGTEVLAYLRQIPDLTELPVVALTAHAMAGDRERFIGLGFDDYLTKPIVDEDALIEAIERWRKPAS, encoded by the coding sequence ATGAGCGACCCCGCCATCGAGTGGGAGCGCTTCGAACGCCTGAAGGAATGGGGTGGCGACGGACTGGCCCAACAGCTCGTCGAGATGTTCGAGCAGCAGACGCCCGAGAGGATTCGGGCCATCCGGCACGGTTCTCGCCCTGAAGGGCGGGAGGAAGCGGTTCGGGCCGCTCATTCGCTTCGTTCCACGGCCCTGAACCTGGGTGCAGTCCGGCTGGCCGGGCATGCCGAGGACGCGGAGAAAGCCCTGAAATCCGGGGAGGTCTCTGGCCTCGAGGCATTGGTGGCGGCCCTGGAAACCGAGTTTGCCAGGGCGCTGCTCGAGCTGGTCGGGCCCCCCACCGTCGCGGGGGCATCGGAAAAGGATCGCCGAGTGAAGCCAAGAATTGCCGTCGTCGAGGACAACCCGGACAACCGGCTCCTGATCCAGGCGCTGCTCGGAGACCGCTACGAGATCTCCGAGTACGAGAACGGGAAGGAGGCCCTGGCCGGGATCGCTGGCGATCCCCCCGAGGTGGTGCTCCTGGACATCTCCCTCCCGGAGATGGACGGAACCGAGGTCCTGGCCTACCTGCGGCAGATCCCGGACCTGACGGAGCTCCCCGTGGTCGCGCTGACCGCCCACGCGATGGCGGGAGACCGCGAACGCTTCATCGGCTTGGGCTTCGATGACTATCTGACGAAGCCGATCGTGGACGAGGACGCGCTGATCGAGGCCATCGAGAGGTGGCGCAAACCAGCTTCCTGA
- a CDS encoding response regulator, with translation MRAGAPEAGPSALFSEPVPGRDRTRSRIITYWVMLIAFLLLAVLGRTTAWLGNASLHSLLEAVAMVFAIAVGGLALVRYYARPERLFIYVAIGFLGAGALTAVHAVVSGPLTPLHAGERFAERDSWTWLAAQIHLGLFLLGAFAAGDRLKPEGSRPRDLWLYLVGITSTLVLGVVTTQGAMPKALRPSLGIERPFELIPALLFALVLVGFLRREGWRRERFQHWLVMGLWMGVVSHVAYMAFSTRPFDGLYDMAHVLKVGSYLAVLVGLLLSLYARLRLGGEAFAHERVLQESRHQLQDFLDNASDLLQSAAPDGRILYANRAWKQTLGYTDSEIAELDLFSIVHPNSLSRFRRQFQRVLAGESATHVEVEFVAADGRIIICSGNMNCRFEDGRPVATRSIFRDVTDQRLAERALEASKANLTALVENTGDAIWSVDPQLRLITFNSAFSLMVEARTGREPRVGAPLEAVFRIDEVDWYRELYQRALAGARFSQVRTEEIDGQERHFELFFNPILGDLGPRGVVVFGKDVTPRRRAEEALRVAKEEAEAANRAKSHFLASMSHELRTPLNSVIGFANVLLKNRGGGLTDQDLEFTRRIQDNGKHLLTLINDVLDLAKVEAGRMEVELAPVDVRTLVRETLHQMEGQVRGRAVQLRAEVPEDLRPLRTDPRRLKQVIINLVGNALKFTETGEVVVKVDASPASRQVTALSVVDSGIGISQDRLEAIFEAFQQAEAGTTRRYGGTGLGLTISRSICQLLGYDLKVSSEVGKGSTFKIVVPEPPSRTQRDPLSVAGRTLDDLDLDPRLRARGRQLALVVDDERDSSLLIVHHLKEFGLEVVTAASGEDGLAKARERRPDLITVDLMMPGMNGWEFIRALKGDPGLQDVPVVVVSIVAGEGGGRTLGAVDLLTKPVERDAFLRTLWRSLPRNGRRILLVDDDAATRDQVERYLSSTELEVQSVANGREALNVLSGYHPDLVLLDLMMPVMDGMTFLNEIRSDPEYLGLPVVVLTGKTLTAEERTELEARTAGVVLKKDDLREQLREVVGSILSERSALAH, from the coding sequence GTGCGCGCCGGAGCCCCCGAGGCCGGTCCGTCCGCCCTCTTCTCGGAGCCCGTCCCGGGGCGCGACCGCACTCGTTCGCGGATCATCACCTATTGGGTGATGCTCATCGCGTTCCTGCTGTTGGCGGTGCTGGGTCGCACCACCGCCTGGCTGGGAAACGCGTCGCTACACTCCCTGCTGGAAGCCGTCGCGATGGTCTTCGCCATCGCCGTCGGTGGGCTGGCGCTGGTGCGGTACTATGCGCGTCCGGAGCGCCTGTTCATCTACGTCGCGATCGGCTTCCTCGGAGCTGGGGCGCTCACGGCCGTGCACGCGGTCGTGTCTGGTCCGCTCACCCCGCTGCATGCCGGTGAGCGCTTCGCCGAGCGCGACAGCTGGACGTGGCTCGCGGCCCAGATCCACCTGGGCCTTTTCCTGTTGGGCGCCTTCGCCGCGGGAGACCGCTTGAAGCCGGAAGGGTCCCGGCCCCGGGATCTGTGGCTCTACCTCGTGGGGATCACGTCGACGCTGGTCCTGGGAGTGGTGACGACCCAAGGCGCGATGCCCAAAGCGCTGCGCCCGAGCCTGGGGATCGAACGGCCCTTCGAATTGATCCCGGCCCTCCTCTTCGCCTTGGTGCTGGTGGGCTTCCTGCGGCGAGAGGGGTGGCGGCGGGAGCGCTTCCAGCATTGGCTGGTCATGGGCCTCTGGATGGGCGTCGTCTCACACGTCGCCTACATGGCCTTCTCGACCAGGCCGTTCGACGGGCTCTACGACATGGCCCACGTGCTGAAGGTCGGTAGCTACCTGGCCGTGCTGGTGGGACTGCTGCTGAGCTTGTACGCGCGCTTGCGCCTGGGCGGAGAAGCCTTCGCGCACGAGCGGGTTCTCCAGGAGAGCCGTCACCAGCTCCAGGACTTCTTGGACAACGCCTCGGACCTGCTGCAGAGTGCGGCCCCCGACGGACGGATCCTCTACGCGAATCGAGCGTGGAAACAGACGCTGGGATACACCGACTCGGAGATTGCCGAGCTCGACCTTTTCTCCATCGTCCACCCCAATTCGCTGAGCCGATTCCGTAGACAGTTCCAACGCGTGTTGGCCGGTGAGTCCGCGACGCACGTCGAGGTGGAGTTCGTCGCTGCCGATGGGCGGATCATCATCTGCTCTGGGAACATGAACTGCCGCTTCGAGGATGGGCGCCCGGTCGCGACGCGCAGCATTTTCCGCGATGTGACCGACCAGCGCTTGGCCGAGCGGGCGCTGGAGGCGTCGAAGGCGAACCTCACGGCCCTCGTCGAGAACACCGGCGACGCGATCTGGTCCGTGGACCCGCAGCTGCGGCTCATCACGTTCAACTCGGCCTTCTCCCTGATGGTTGAGGCACGCACCGGGCGCGAGCCGCGCGTGGGTGCTCCCCTGGAAGCAGTGTTCCGCATCGACGAGGTGGACTGGTACCGCGAGCTGTATCAGCGCGCGTTGGCAGGGGCCCGCTTCTCGCAGGTCCGCACCGAGGAGATCGACGGGCAGGAGAGGCACTTCGAACTCTTCTTCAACCCGATTCTGGGAGACCTCGGCCCCCGTGGCGTCGTGGTCTTCGGGAAGGACGTGACTCCGCGGCGTCGCGCCGAAGAGGCTCTGCGCGTTGCGAAGGAGGAAGCCGAGGCCGCCAATCGGGCCAAGAGCCACTTCCTGGCCAGCATGAGTCATGAGCTCCGGACCCCGCTCAACTCGGTGATCGGATTCGCGAACGTGCTGCTGAAGAACCGCGGCGGCGGTCTGACGGACCAGGATCTGGAGTTCACCCGCCGCATCCAGGACAACGGAAAGCACCTTCTGACCCTGATCAACGACGTCCTCGATCTCGCCAAGGTCGAGGCTGGGCGAATGGAAGTCGAGCTGGCCCCGGTCGACGTACGAACCCTGGTGCGCGAGACGTTGCACCAGATGGAGGGACAGGTACGGGGCCGTGCTGTGCAGCTGCGGGCGGAGGTGCCAGAGGATCTGCGGCCGCTCCGCACCGACCCGCGCCGTTTGAAGCAGGTCATCATCAACCTGGTCGGCAATGCGCTGAAGTTCACGGAGACCGGAGAGGTGGTGGTGAAAGTCGATGCGTCCCCGGCGTCCCGGCAGGTGACGGCCCTATCCGTCGTCGACTCCGGGATCGGCATCTCGCAGGATCGGTTGGAGGCGATCTTCGAAGCCTTCCAGCAGGCCGAAGCGGGAACCACACGGCGCTATGGCGGCACCGGCCTGGGGCTGACCATCAGCCGCTCCATCTGTCAGTTGCTCGGCTACGACCTGAAGGTGTCCAGCGAGGTGGGGAAGGGCTCCACCTTCAAGATCGTCGTCCCGGAGCCGCCGAGTCGGACCCAGAGGGACCCCCTGTCGGTCGCCGGCCGTACGCTGGACGACCTGGACCTCGATCCACGGCTACGAGCCCGGGGCCGCCAGCTGGCCCTGGTCGTCGATGACGAGCGCGACTCCAGCCTCCTGATCGTGCACCACCTGAAGGAGTTCGGCCTCGAGGTCGTGACCGCCGCGAGCGGTGAGGACGGGTTGGCGAAGGCACGCGAACGACGCCCCGATCTGATCACCGTGGATCTCATGATGCCCGGGATGAACGGGTGGGAGTTCATCCGCGCACTCAAGGGAGATCCTGGTCTCCAGGACGTGCCCGTCGTCGTAGTGAGCATCGTGGCCGGGGAAGGGGGTGGGCGCACGCTCGGTGCGGTGGACCTCCTCACCAAACCGGTCGAGCGCGACGCCTTCCTCCGCACGCTTTGGCGCAGCCTGCCGCGCAACGGGCGGCGCATCCTGTTGGTGGATGACGATGCCGCTACCCGGGACCAGGTGGAGCGCTACCTTTCCAGCACCGAGCTGGAGGTCCAATCGGTCGCGAACGGCCGTGAGGCACTCAACGTCCTTTCCGGGTATCATCCAGACCTGGTCCTCCTCGACCTGATGATGCCCGTCATGGACGGCATGACCTTCCTCAACGAGATCCGATCCGACCCCGAGTACCTGGGGCTTCCGGTGGTGGTCCTCACCGGCAAGACGTTGACGGCCGAGGAGAGGACGGAGCTCGAGGCGCGGACCGCAGGGGTGGTCTTGAAGAAGGACGACTTGCGTGAGCAGTTGCGCGAAGTGGTGGGATCCATCCTCTCGGAACGGAGCGCACTGGCGCACTGA
- a CDS encoding deoxyribodipyrimidine photolyase, producing MNRRPVRLDARYVLYWMVAHRRLSWNFALDRAIELARTLQRPLLVFEPLRCGYRWAAERHHRFVIDGMVEHRAALSRAPVFYLPYLEPHRGAGSGLLEHLARDAAVVVSDDFPAFFLPRMHAAAAGRVDTRLEIVDSNGLLPMRSTDQVFSTAFAFRRYLQRQLPEHLLSRPAARPDWSGLPVLDDLRLPDAWRAADPILDEPEAWDGLPVDRSVRPVPFNGGSGPARARLHAFLDHELGAYPEDRRHPDRGGTSGLSPWLHWGHLSAHEVVDATLSREGWTPLRLSDRVDGRREGWWGLGAAAEGFLDELVTWREIGFNMCALRSDYDSYESLPDWARETLEAHEVDERPYLYDLAAFEGAETHDPLWNAAQRQLVAEGRIHNYLRMLWGKKILEWTPSARDALEIMIELNNKYGIDGRDPNSYSGIFWTLGRYDRGWPEREVFGKVRSMTSESTRRKVEVDCYLERWGPGGSR from the coding sequence TTGAATCGTCGTCCAGTGCGTCTCGATGCGCGCTACGTGCTCTATTGGATGGTGGCGCACCGGCGTCTCTCCTGGAACTTCGCCCTCGATCGAGCGATCGAGCTGGCGCGGACGCTCCAGCGCCCCTTGCTCGTGTTCGAACCGCTTCGGTGCGGGTACCGGTGGGCGGCCGAGCGACACCATCGCTTTGTGATCGATGGCATGGTCGAGCACCGGGCTGCTCTTTCGCGAGCGCCGGTGTTCTACCTCCCGTACCTCGAGCCCCACCGGGGCGCGGGCTCAGGGCTCCTCGAACATCTCGCCCGGGATGCCGCCGTCGTGGTCAGCGATGACTTCCCAGCGTTCTTTCTCCCACGGATGCACGCGGCGGCGGCCGGCCGAGTGGATACGCGTCTGGAGATCGTCGACTCCAACGGCCTCCTTCCCATGCGAAGCACAGATCAGGTCTTCTCCACGGCCTTCGCATTCCGACGCTACCTTCAGCGCCAGCTCCCGGAGCACCTCCTGAGTCGGCCGGCCGCCCGACCGGACTGGTCTGGTCTTCCGGTCCTGGACGACCTGCGGCTGCCGGACGCGTGGAGGGCGGCCGACCCGATTCTCGACGAGCCGGAGGCGTGGGACGGCTTGCCCGTGGACCGTTCGGTGCGGCCGGTGCCGTTCAACGGCGGCAGTGGACCCGCGCGCGCGCGCCTGCACGCATTCCTCGATCACGAGTTGGGCGCATACCCGGAGGACCGCAGGCATCCCGACCGTGGCGGCACCTCCGGACTGTCTCCTTGGCTGCATTGGGGGCACCTCTCTGCCCACGAGGTCGTCGACGCGACGCTGAGCCGCGAGGGTTGGACGCCGCTCCGGCTGTCCGACCGGGTCGACGGTCGCCGAGAAGGCTGGTGGGGACTCGGGGCGGCTGCGGAGGGCTTCCTGGACGAGTTGGTCACCTGGCGCGAGATCGGGTTCAACATGTGTGCGCTACGCTCCGACTACGACAGCTACGAGTCGCTTCCCGACTGGGCGCGTGAGACCCTGGAAGCGCACGAGGTGGACGAGCGTCCCTACCTCTACGACTTGGCCGCCTTCGAGGGGGCCGAGACACACGATCCGCTGTGGAACGCCGCACAACGGCAGCTCGTCGCGGAAGGTCGGATCCACAACTACCTGCGTATGCTCTGGGGGAAGAAGATCCTGGAGTGGACGCCGTCCGCGCGGGATGCTCTGGAGATCATGATCGAGCTCAACAACAAGTACGGGATCGACGGCAGGGACCCGAACTCGTATTCGGGTATTTTCTGGACGTTGGGGCGCTACGATCGGGGATGGCCGGAGCGCGAGGTATTCGGCAAGGTGCGTTCAATGACCTCGGAATCGACACGTCGGAAGGTCGAGGTGGACTGCTATCTCGAGCGTTGGGGGCCCGGAGGATCGCGATGA
- a CDS encoding TIGR01777 family oxidoreductase codes for MNRYHLETLLPFAPEAVFGWHLRPGAFERLTPPWADVKVLERRGGISDGGEVLLRVSRGPVSVNWRVRHTAFEQNRLFRDEQVDGPFAHWSHGHYFEGVDGHTRYSDEVEWDLPAGPLLKFVGGVAAARRELDRMFRFRHRRLQDDLSMAERYPGPPLRVAITGASGLLGTSLQNFLTTAGHEVIPVVRSQAKPGEVHWSPQRDYVDLDGLEGIDVLVHLAGESIAGGRWNAERKRAILESREGGTRTMARAVSMLRRPPKVVIGASAIGVYGDRGDEVLTEDAREGRGFLAEVTKRWEAAWAPLRGRSARVVLLRLGMLLSPAGGALGTMILPFKMGAGGRLGSGRQYVSWIDLDDAVGLIYHVMHRPTLRGVLNATAPQPVTNATFTTILGQVLRRPTLLPVPKTAVRAIFGEMGEELLLHGQRVMPARAQESGYRFLRPALEDSFRFQLGEMEGASPSQ; via the coding sequence ATGAATCGATACCACCTCGAGACGTTGCTCCCCTTCGCCCCCGAGGCCGTCTTCGGATGGCACCTTCGGCCAGGGGCGTTCGAGCGGCTGACCCCGCCGTGGGCGGACGTGAAGGTGTTGGAGCGGCGGGGTGGGATCTCCGACGGAGGAGAAGTGCTGCTCCGAGTCTCGCGTGGGCCGGTTTCGGTGAATTGGCGAGTGCGTCACACCGCTTTCGAACAGAATCGCTTGTTCCGCGACGAACAGGTCGATGGCCCGTTCGCGCACTGGTCCCACGGACACTACTTCGAAGGGGTGGACGGGCATACCCGCTACTCGGACGAGGTCGAGTGGGACCTTCCGGCCGGGCCTCTCCTCAAGTTCGTGGGTGGGGTGGCCGCCGCACGTCGAGAGTTGGACCGCATGTTCCGCTTCAGGCATCGGCGTCTGCAGGACGATCTCTCGATGGCAGAGCGGTATCCAGGACCTCCCCTGCGGGTGGCCATCACGGGCGCATCGGGCCTCCTGGGAACGAGCCTGCAGAACTTCCTCACGACGGCGGGCCACGAAGTGATCCCGGTGGTGCGGAGTCAGGCGAAGCCGGGCGAGGTCCACTGGAGTCCGCAGCGCGACTACGTGGATCTCGACGGGTTGGAGGGCATCGACGTCCTCGTCCATCTGGCAGGTGAGTCCATTGCCGGTGGTCGGTGGAACGCCGAGCGAAAGCGCGCCATTCTCGAGAGCCGCGAAGGCGGCACCCGGACGATGGCGCGGGCGGTCTCCATGCTCCGCCGTCCCCCCAAAGTGGTGATCGGAGCGTCGGCGATCGGGGTCTACGGAGACCGGGGCGACGAAGTGTTGACGGAGGATGCCCGGGAGGGCCGCGGGTTCCTTGCGGAGGTGACGAAGCGCTGGGAAGCGGCCTGGGCGCCCCTGCGTGGACGCTCGGCTCGGGTGGTGCTGCTCCGTCTCGGCATGCTTCTCAGCCCCGCCGGCGGTGCGCTGGGGACGATGATCCTTCCCTTCAAGATGGGCGCCGGGGGCCGCTTGGGCAGCGGCCGGCAATATGTAAGCTGGATCGACCTCGATGATGCCGTCGGGTTGATCTATCACGTCATGCACCGGCCGACGCTTCGTGGCGTCCTCAATGCCACCGCGCCTCAGCCGGTCACCAACGCGACCTTCACGACGATCCTGGGCCAGGTGCTGAGGCGGCCCACGCTGCTGCCGGTTCCCAAGACCGCGGTGCGCGCCATCTTCGGCGAGATGGGCGAGGAACTGCTGCTACACGGTCAGCGTGTGATGCCTGCCCGCGCGCAGGAGTCCGGCTATCGCTTCCTGCGGCCCGCTCTGGAAGACTCCTTCCGGTTCCAACTGGGAGAGATGGAGGGTGCGTCGCCCTCCCAATAG
- the crtI gene encoding phytoene desaturase family protein: MRVAVIGGGFGGLALAIRLQAAGVSVKLFEKRPRLGGRAYQLQEDGYTFDMGPSLVTAPHILDSVFRAAGRRLLDEVDLVPLDPYYRVFFHDGSSIDYVGDPERMKAQMQAFSSVDAERFDDFMEAIQPIHQSVIEDRLGGRPFDTVGKLLRFVPRMLRMGAHRTVTRFVERFFEDPRHRFLYSFHPLFVGGNPFATPAIYLMIPYLEREGGVWFARGGMYSLVEALERTFLAAGGEIATGTEVDAIHVEGGRARGVRVGGVVEPFDAVVSNADVAHTYGHLLRGTKRGRWSDRRLAGLDYTMSCVVLYLGVRRTYPQLAHHTLILSERYRGLLDDIFRRKVLSGDFSMYLHVPTRTDLAMAPPECESMYVLIPVPHLGADVDWRTEGTPFADRVIAFLEDWGLEGLRDAIEVRRIFTPLDFEQQLNAHLGNAFGLVPRFTQTAWFRPHNRSEDVAGLYLVGAGTHPGAGVPGVLLSAEATYEAMRADLQLPPAWDDREPGRVALLEDTTEATVAGR, from the coding sequence ATGAGAGTAGCAGTGATCGGAGGGGGCTTCGGCGGCCTGGCGCTGGCGATACGCCTCCAAGCGGCGGGCGTATCTGTAAAGCTGTTCGAGAAGAGACCGCGCCTGGGCGGGCGCGCCTACCAACTCCAGGAAGACGGGTACACCTTCGACATGGGCCCGAGCCTCGTCACCGCTCCCCACATCCTGGACTCCGTGTTTCGCGCCGCGGGTCGCCGCCTCCTGGACGAGGTCGATCTGGTACCGCTGGACCCCTACTATCGCGTGTTCTTTCACGACGGTAGCTCAATCGACTACGTCGGCGATCCCGAGCGGATGAAGGCGCAGATGCAGGCGTTCAGCTCCGTCGACGCCGAACGCTTCGACGACTTCATGGAAGCGATCCAACCGATCCACCAGTCCGTCATCGAGGACCGACTGGGAGGCCGCCCCTTCGACACCGTGGGTAAGCTGCTCCGCTTCGTTCCCCGCATGCTGCGGATGGGCGCGCATCGTACGGTCACGCGCTTCGTGGAGCGCTTCTTCGAGGACCCCCGTCATCGCTTCCTCTACTCGTTCCACCCTCTGTTCGTCGGTGGGAATCCCTTCGCGACCCCGGCGATCTACCTGATGATTCCCTATCTGGAGCGAGAAGGGGGCGTCTGGTTCGCCAGAGGGGGCATGTACTCCCTGGTCGAAGCCCTCGAGCGCACCTTCCTGGCAGCGGGTGGCGAGATCGCCACCGGCACGGAAGTGGATGCGATCCACGTCGAGGGTGGTCGAGCCCGCGGGGTCCGGGTGGGTGGCGTCGTCGAGCCGTTCGACGCGGTGGTGAGCAACGCGGACGTAGCGCACACCTACGGACACCTGCTCCGCGGGACGAAGCGTGGACGCTGGTCCGACCGCCGCTTGGCCGGACTCGACTACACCATGAGCTGCGTCGTGCTCTATCTGGGGGTTCGGCGCACCTACCCCCAGTTGGCCCATCACACGCTCATCCTGAGCGAACGGTACCGCGGCCTGTTGGACGACATCTTCCGCCGAAAAGTCCTCTCTGGGGACTTCAGCATGTACCTGCACGTACCGACTCGCACGGACCTGGCGATGGCGCCGCCCGAATGTGAGAGCATGTACGTCCTGATCCCGGTTCCCCACCTGGGCGCGGACGTCGACTGGCGGACCGAAGGCACGCCCTTCGCCGACCGCGTCATCGCGTTCCTCGAAGACTGGGGACTGGAGGGACTGCGTGACGCGATCGAGGTCCGACGCATCTTCACGCCCCTCGATTTCGAACAGCAACTGAACGCGCATCTGGGAAATGCCTTCGGACTGGTCCCCCGCTTCACCCAGACCGCGTGGTTCCGTCCGCACAACCGCAGCGAGGATGTGGCGGGGCTCTACCTCGTGGGCGCGGGAACGCATCCCGGCGCGGGGGTGCCCGGCGTGCTGCTCTCCGCCGAGGCGACCTACGAGGCCATGCGCGCCGACCTGCAGCTACCCCCCGCGTGGGACGACCGGGAGCCGGGTCGCGTCGCCCTGCTGGAGGACACCACGGAAGCGACCGTGGCTGGGCGCTGA
- a CDS encoding lysophospholipid acyltransferase family protein — translation MSTPLAWAFLDRLLLPVLLRSLHAVRILGAPTALDATRPLLIVANHASWWDGFLVQRLARRLRPVAQLHTIMLERELRRAPFLRHTGALGLVPGSLASTRSLLKRLHALRRASPELVVQVYPQGRIVPSRRRPLGFQRGVGAIARALVDPIILPVGLHLEPLNHPRPTAFVVCGPPVPDGRTPSAEELEDHVTRGLDRFLARIDEAGEHWSDPTQEDPQ, via the coding sequence GTGTCGACTCCGCTGGCGTGGGCGTTTCTCGACCGACTGCTCCTTCCAGTACTTCTACGGTCGCTGCACGCGGTTCGGATCCTCGGAGCGCCGACGGCCCTCGACGCCACTCGCCCGCTCCTGATCGTGGCCAACCACGCCAGTTGGTGGGATGGGTTCCTCGTGCAGCGTCTGGCTCGTCGCCTCCGGCCGGTGGCACAGCTCCACACGATCATGCTGGAGCGTGAGCTGCGACGAGCACCCTTCTTGCGCCACACCGGGGCCTTGGGGCTGGTTCCGGGATCGCTGGCCTCGACGCGCTCCCTCCTGAAGCGCCTCCACGCGCTGCGCCGCGCCTCACCCGAGTTGGTGGTGCAGGTCTACCCCCAGGGTCGCATCGTCCCGTCTCGGCGGCGTCCCTTGGGGTTCCAACGGGGCGTGGGAGCGATCGCCCGGGCATTGGTCGATCCCATCATCCTACCCGTGGGCCTCCACCTCGAGCCGCTCAATCATCCGCGCCCCACGGCGTTCGTCGTTTGTGGCCCTCCCGTGCCGGACGGACGCACTCCGAGCGCGGAGGAGCTGGAGGACCACGTGACGCGAGGCCTTGACCGCTTTCTGGCGCGGATCGACGAGGCGGGCGAGCACTGGAGCGATCCAACCCAAGAGGATCCACAATGA